In the genome of Myxococcus guangdongensis, one region contains:
- a CDS encoding type II secretion system F family protein — MAAQAVQKSPASKKNTAQFLWEAKTKSGETKKGEMEASDTEAVNARLKSLGLNPVKVRKKSALDGDISIPGMGGVTGKDILVFTRQFATMIDAGLPLVQCLDILASQMDNPAFKKVLLAIKGKVEQGSTFADALKEHPKVFDELYVQLCAAGEVGGILDTILNRLAAYREKSEKLKRKVKGAMTYPAIVILVAVGVTALLLLKVTPVFAAMFADFGSALPAPTQFVVDLSAWAEAYWLHVVGSITAVVVSFSWSYKQPKGRKFWDKVFLKMPLFGPVLRKVAVARFTRTLGTMISSGVPILDALDVTAKTAGNKTVEEAIYYVRGKIAEGKNIAGPLLETKVFPSMVVQMIGVGEATGAMDTMLNKIADFYDDEVDTAVSALTAMIEPILMVFLGGVVGGFLIAMYLPIFSIAGAIK, encoded by the coding sequence ATGGCAGCACAGGCAGTCCAGAAGTCACCAGCTTCCAAGAAGAACACCGCCCAGTTCCTCTGGGAGGCGAAGACCAAGAGCGGTGAGACCAAGAAGGGCGAGATGGAGGCCTCGGACACCGAGGCCGTCAACGCCCGCCTGAAGTCCCTGGGGCTCAATCCCGTCAAGGTGCGCAAGAAGAGCGCGCTCGACGGCGACATCTCCATCCCGGGCATGGGTGGCGTGACGGGCAAGGACATCCTCGTCTTCACCCGTCAGTTCGCGACGATGATCGACGCGGGTCTGCCGCTGGTGCAGTGCTTGGACATCCTCGCCAGCCAGATGGACAACCCGGCCTTCAAGAAGGTGCTGCTGGCCATCAAGGGCAAGGTGGAGCAGGGCAGCACCTTCGCCGACGCGCTCAAGGAGCACCCGAAGGTCTTCGACGAGCTCTACGTCCAGCTGTGCGCGGCCGGCGAGGTCGGCGGTATCCTCGACACCATCCTCAACCGGCTCGCGGCCTACCGTGAGAAGAGCGAGAAGCTCAAGCGCAAGGTCAAGGGCGCGATGACCTACCCGGCCATCGTCATCCTGGTGGCCGTCGGCGTGACGGCGCTGCTGCTCCTCAAGGTGACGCCGGTGTTCGCCGCCATGTTCGCGGACTTCGGCTCGGCGCTGCCCGCCCCCACCCAGTTCGTGGTGGACTTGTCCGCGTGGGCGGAGGCGTACTGGCTGCACGTCGTCGGCTCCATCACCGCGGTGGTGGTGTCGTTCTCCTGGAGCTACAAGCAGCCCAAGGGGCGCAAGTTCTGGGACAAGGTGTTCCTGAAGATGCCGCTGTTCGGGCCCGTGCTGCGCAAGGTGGCCGTGGCGCGCTTCACGCGCACGCTGGGCACGATGATCTCCTCCGGCGTGCCCATCCTCGACGCGCTGGACGTGACGGCGAAGACGGCCGGCAACAAGACGGTGGAAGAGGCCATCTACTACGTGCGCGGGAAGATCGCCGAGGGCAAGAACATCGCCGGTCCGCTGCTCGAGACGAAGGTGTTCCCCTCCATGGTGGTGCAGATGATTGGCGTCGGTGAAGCGACGGGCGCCATGGACACCATGCTCAACAAGATCGCCGACTTCTACGATGACGAAGTGGACACCGCCGTCAGCGCGCTGACGGCGATGATCGAGCCCATCCTGATGGTGTTCCTCGGCGGCGTGGTCGGCGGCTTCCTCATCGCCATGTACCTGCCCATCTTCTCCATTGCCGGTGCCATCAAGTAG
- the pilB gene encoding type IV-A pilus assembly ATPase PilB yields the protein MSGRLGELLVRENLISVQQLRKAQEEQQKSGTRIGTALIKTGAIEESKLTDFLSKQYGVPAINLKDFDVDPDIIKLVPKEVAEKHLVIPVNRAGPSLIVAMCDPSNIFAVDDLKFLTGYNIETVVASEVSIREAIERYYAEKGPSMEEIVGDVGDDIELAKEETENIDEMAKAADDAPVVKLVNLILMDAIKKRASDIHIEPYEKDFRVRFRIDGVMYEVMRPPMKLRNAITSRLKIMASLDISERRLPQDGRIKIKIGGGKEMDFRVSVCPTLFGEKVVMRLLDKSNLQLDMTKLGFDAQPLAWFKEAIDRPYGMVLVTGPTGSGKTTTLYSALSSLNDVGTNICTAEDPVEFNFAGINQVQMHDDIGLNFAAALRSFLRQDPDIIMIGEIRDFETAEIGVKAALTGHLVLSTLHTNDAPGTVSRLLNMGIEPFLVTASLNLILAQRLARRLCPACKKPADTVDEQALIDAGIPPDKIGTFTLYEKVGCRDCNDRGYRGRVAIYEVMPFWDGLKELVINGASASELKQEAIRLGMSSLRMSGLKKVMDGATTLEEVVGNTAPDRF from the coding sequence ATGTCCGGTCGATTGGGTGAACTGCTGGTCCGCGAGAACCTCATCTCCGTCCAGCAGCTTCGCAAGGCCCAGGAAGAGCAGCAGAAGAGCGGCACGCGCATCGGCACCGCGCTCATCAAGACGGGCGCCATCGAGGAGTCGAAGCTCACCGACTTCCTCTCCAAGCAGTACGGCGTGCCGGCCATCAACCTGAAGGACTTCGACGTCGACCCGGACATCATCAAGCTGGTGCCCAAGGAAGTGGCCGAGAAGCACCTGGTCATTCCGGTCAACCGCGCGGGCCCGTCGCTGATCGTCGCCATGTGCGACCCGTCCAACATCTTCGCCGTGGACGACCTGAAGTTCCTCACCGGCTACAACATCGAGACGGTGGTGGCCTCGGAGGTCTCCATCCGCGAGGCCATCGAACGCTACTACGCGGAGAAGGGCCCCTCGATGGAGGAGATCGTCGGCGACGTCGGCGACGACATCGAGCTGGCGAAGGAGGAGACGGAGAACATCGACGAGATGGCGAAGGCCGCGGATGACGCGCCCGTCGTCAAGCTGGTGAACCTCATCCTCATGGACGCCATCAAGAAGCGCGCGTCCGACATCCACATCGAGCCGTACGAGAAGGACTTCCGGGTCCGCTTCCGCATCGACGGCGTGATGTACGAGGTGATGCGGCCGCCCATGAAGCTGCGCAACGCGATTACGTCGCGTTTGAAGATCATGGCCTCGCTGGACATCTCCGAGCGCCGCCTTCCGCAGGACGGTCGCATCAAGATCAAGATTGGCGGCGGCAAGGAGATGGACTTCCGCGTGAGCGTGTGTCCCACGCTCTTCGGCGAGAAGGTCGTGATGCGTCTGCTCGACAAGAGCAACCTCCAGCTCGACATGACCAAGCTGGGCTTCGACGCGCAGCCGCTCGCGTGGTTCAAGGAGGCCATCGACCGGCCCTACGGCATGGTGCTGGTGACGGGCCCCACGGGCTCCGGCAAGACGACGACGCTGTACTCGGCGCTCTCCAGCCTCAACGACGTGGGCACCAACATCTGCACCGCCGAGGACCCGGTCGAATTCAACTTCGCCGGCATCAACCAGGTGCAGATGCACGACGACATCGGCCTGAACTTCGCGGCCGCGCTGCGCTCGTTCCTCCGCCAGGACCCGGACATCATCATGATTGGTGAGATCCGCGACTTCGAGACGGCGGAAATCGGCGTGAAGGCGGCCCTCACCGGCCACCTGGTGCTCTCCACGCTGCACACCAACGACGCCCCGGGCACGGTGAGCCGTCTGCTCAACATGGGCATCGAGCCGTTCCTGGTGACGGCCTCGCTCAACCTCATCCTCGCCCAGCGTCTGGCGCGCCGGCTGTGCCCGGCCTGCAAGAAGCCCGCGGACACGGTGGACGAGCAGGCCCTCATCGACGCCGGCATCCCCCCGGACAAGATCGGCACCTTCACCCTGTACGAGAAGGTCGGCTGCCGCGACTGCAATGATCGCGGCTACCGGGGCCGCGTGGCCATCTACGAGGTCATGCCCTTCTGGGACGGCCTCAAGGAGCTGGTCATCAACGGCGCGTCCGCCTCCGAGCTCAAGCAGGAGGCCATCCGCCTGGGCATGAGCAGCCTGCGCATGAGCGGCCTCAAGAAGGTGATGGACGGCGCGACCACCCTGGAAGAAGTCGTGGGCAACACCGCGCCGGACCGCTTCTAG